A single window of Senegalia massiliensis DNA harbors:
- a CDS encoding metal ABC transporter permease yields MILEAFKYDFFTNAFIAAILASIVCGIIGTIIVEKKLVMMSGGIAHTSFGGIGLGYLLGFEPIIGAFLFSIIAALSISTINRRAKTNSDAIIGIFWSVGMSLGIFFISLMEGYPPDMTSYLFGDILTVSDFSMNIMIVANIVVVTSIILLFNYWKSYLFDEEFSRVLGIKTRLLENFLFVMIALTIVVLLKVVGIILVIALLTIPPAIAKLFTYDLKNMMIISSIIGIIFTITGLFISYTFDIASGATIILLSASTYFILAIIKGKIFRK; encoded by the coding sequence ATGATATTAGAAGCATTTAAATATGATTTTTTTACAAATGCTTTTATTGCAGCAATACTTGCAAGTATTGTTTGTGGAATAATAGGTACTATAATTGTAGAAAAGAAACTTGTAATGATGAGTGGAGGTATAGCCCACACTTCTTTTGGAGGTATAGGTCTTGGGTATCTATTGGGATTTGAACCTATAATAGGTGCATTTTTATTTTCAATTATTGCTGCACTTTCCATATCTACAATAAATAGACGTGCAAAAACTAATTCAGATGCTATAATAGGCATATTTTGGTCAGTAGGAATGTCCTTAGGTATATTCTTTATATCCTTAATGGAAGGATATCCACCAGATATGACATCTTATCTTTTTGGAGATATTCTTACAGTTTCAGATTTTTCTATGAATATAATGATTGTAGCAAATATTGTAGTAGTTACTTCTATTATATTATTATTTAACTATTGGAAATCTTATTTATTTGATGAAGAGTTTTCAAGAGTATTGGGAATAAAAACTAGATTGTTGGAGAACTTTTTATTTGTAATGATAGCTTTAACTATTGTAGTATTACTTAAAGTAGTAGGAATAATACTTGTTATAGCTCTTCTTACTATACCACCTGCCATTGCTAAATTATTTACTTATGATTTGAAAAATATGATGATAATTTCTAGTATAATAGGGATTATATTTACAATTACAGGATTATTTATATCATATACATTTGATATAGCTTCAGGCGCTACAATAATACTTTTATCAGCATCAACATATTTTATATTAGCTATTATTAAGGGAAAAATTTTTAGAAAATAA